A window of Kyrpidia spormannii genomic DNA:
GAACGATGACCTGGTGCGTGTCTTGCTGCAGTTCAAACCGCAAATGGGTCCTGGCCATCTGGGCGGCCACATTCATCCGCGCCACTGAGCGCTCCACCTGCTCCGGAGATGGCTTCCTCGGGTCCCCTTGTGTTTCGTTGCCTGTCTTCGCCGGCAACACCGGTGTCGGCGCTTCCACCCGAACCACCGGCGCCGTTTGTTCTGCCGCCGCCGCATCCACCAACTCCCGCCCCACGGGCATTCCCGTATGCAGGGGCGGCACGATGCCACCATTCATCGTCGATCCCTCCCGCTCCGGTCGTCTCCTCGTTCCCGCCCGAAGATTTCCTTATTATACGAATCGGCCGCCCCCGACCAACCATTAAGCCCAAAATCCCCACCATCCAAGAAAAAGCGTCATTTTTCCGCACGGGCGGGCGGGAAATGCCGTTTTCCCGGCGTGCCCTCCCTATGGCTACGGGCGGCCCGCCGCGCCGCCCCGGCGGGGGATCGTCAGGGGCTCGCCGATTCGATAAAATCGTTATAAAGTATAAAGGGTTGTAGATCCCAAAGGATTGTACAAAATGACGACAAAGGAGGGGTGGAGGTGACTCGAAAGCTCGCCTGGCCGGTGATCGGCTACATCGCGGCCCTGGTGTTGATATGGGGAGTGTGTTGGCCGGTCTATAAGTTCGGTTTAACCTATACGCCTCCGCTCCTTTACGCAGGAATTCGCACTCTTCTCGGCGGCGTACTGATGGCGGCTCTGGCCCTACCCCGATGGAAAGCGTTGCAATGGCGGAGGAACTGGCAGATTTACGTGATTTCTTCCTTATTAAATGTTTTCTTGTTCTTCGGAGTTCAGACTGTGGGGTTGGTGTACCTGCCCTCAGGCATGTTTTCGGTCCTTGTCTATTCCGAGCCGGTGATCGTGGGACTGTTGGCGTGGAAATGGCTGGGAGAAACCCTCACACCCGCCAAAATGGTGGGCCTTTTTCTCGGCTTGCTCGGGGTCGCGGCCTGCAGCTTTGACCGCCTGCCCGGGTCCGCCTCGGGTCTGGGGATCCTGCTTGGACTGGCGGCAGCCATTTCTTGGGCGGTGGGCACCGTGTACCTCAAACGCGTGCAGGCCCAAGTGGATATGATGTGGCTGGTGGCTATCCAATGTTTACTCGGCGGCGCGGGGATGATGGGGGCCGGGAGCCTGTTTGAAAGCTGGTCCGCGATTCAGTGGACCTGGCCGTTTTTGGCAACGGTGGCTTTCGCCATGTTTTTCGGCGTCTCTTCGTCTTGGCTGATCTGGTTCCGCCTGGTCCAGATGGGCGAGGTCAGTCGGGTGGCCGCGCTGACCTTTCTGGTACCTGTGATCTCCGTGGTGCTGAGCGCCCTCTTCCTACATGAGACGATCAGCGGATGGCTTTTTGCAGGATTGTTGCTGATCGCCGCGAGTATCTACCTTGTTAACCACACCCCGCACCCCCATCGGGCCGGAGAAGCCCCTCGTCCCCTGGGGTAAGCTGGGGCAGGGGCGAGACATGGGGCAGTCTTAGGAAGACTTTCCTTGCCTAGCGCGAGCTCCCGGTCTCCTCCCGCCCGACCACAAAGCGCCGGAACCGCTGCGCCGCCGGGGACAGAGCGCGGTGCTCGATCCAGGCCATGCCGATCACCCGGCGGCACAATGGCGCATGGACCGGCAATTTTTTGATCCCCAACAACTCCAAACCGGGAAAATCAGGAACCATCGCCACACCGAGGCCGCCGGCCACCAGTCCGGCCACGGTGGCCACTTCTTCCCCTTCAAAAGCAATCCGGGGCGAGAATCCCGCCTGGGCACAAAGCTCCTCGGTGATGGTCCGCATCCCGTAGCCCCGCTTGAGAGCGATGAACGGCTCCTCCGCCACATTCCCGAGCTCGATTCTATCCCGTCCCGCCAGGGGGTGCTGCGAGGGGACGATCAAAAAGAGCTCTTCGGTCTTCAGATCCACCCAACCCACCCCCTCCCGGCGCACCGGCGGAGACAGGAAACACAGATCAATCTCCCCGGACTCCAGTTGACGAAAAACCGGTCCGGCCGCATTCTGCACCAGAACAAAGGAAACCTTCGGGAAACGGCTGCGAAAATCCCGAATCAGATCGGGAACGAGGTGCACGCCAAGGGTATGCAAAAAGCCCAGGCGCACCTCGCCTCGCTCGGGATCTGCCAGCTCCTGAATCTCCCGCCGGGCCTCGTCCATTTCCCGCATCACCCTCTCCACCCGGCGGAGAAATCGCTGCCCATAGGGAGTCAGGCGAATGCTGCGCCCTTCCCGCTCGAACAATGGCGCCCCGAGCTCCTGTTCCAGCCGGGCGATGGAACGGCTGAGGGCGGATTGGGAGACGGCGAGGCGCTCCGCCGCCCGGGTAAAATGCTGCAACCGCGCCGCCATGCGAAAATACTCCAACTGTGCCCATTCCACGGCCATCCCCACTTTCGTCGTATCTATGCATACGATGCATCAAAATGATCGAAAACGTCAATTAGACAGTATGGATTGGGCAGGAGTAGAATGAGACCATGTTGAGATGAATCCCAAGAAGAAAGTTTTGGATCCGGAGGCGCGTGCACATGCCGTATTTGGAACGGGGACAAAAAGGATTCGGGCGGGCTTTGGCCGCCCTGTTCGCCGGAGGCTTCGTCACCTTCGCCATTCTGTACTCCACCCAGCCTCTGCTCCCCGTACTGTCCGCCGATTTTCACGTCAGTCCGGCGGTCGCCAGTCTGTCGGTTTCGCTGACCACCGCGATCCTAGCGATTTTCATGCTTCTGACCTCGGCGTGGTCAGAAGATCGGGGGCGCAAATCAATCATGGTCGCCTCGGTGCTGGCCTCTTCGGTTCTCGCGATCCTCACGGCCCTCGTCCCGAGTTTCCTCTCGCTTCTGGTGCTCCGGGCGGTGGTGGGTGCAACCTTGGCGGGGCTTCCGGCCATCGCCATGGCCTACGTGAACGAAGAGTTCCACCCGGCCACCCTAGGCATCGTGATGGGGATGTACGTAAGCGGGACCAGTGTGGGCGGAATGAGCGGGCGAATCCTCGTGGGCGCCATGTCGGACCTGTGGTCTTGGCGCGGAGCCCTGGCGGGACTGGGAGTCATCAGCTTGGCGGCGTCGATCCTTTTCTGGAGGGGGCTGCCGGCATCCCGGCATTTTACGCCAAAACCCGGAGCCCTTCGGCGGCTGGCGCCGTCTTTGGCGGCCAAATTGCGCGATCCGGGGCTTTTGACCTTATATGGACTGGGCTTTGTGCTCATGGGGGGCTTCGTGACGCTGTATAACTACCTGGGCTATGAGCTAATGGGACCGCCGTACCACCTGAGCCAGACCTGGGTGGGGCTGATTTTCCTCGTGTATCTCTCCGGAACTTTCAGTTCCACCTGGATGGGACGATTGGCGGATAGGCACGGACGGGTCAAAATCCTCTGGGTGGGGCTCGGACTCAGCATCGCCGGGGCCCTGTTGACCCTCGCTCAGCCTTTGGGAGTGAAAATTGCCGCCACCGCCCTGTTCACATCGGGATTTTTCGGGAGCCACGCCATTGCCAGTGCCTGGGTGGGCAAGCGGGCAAAAACGGAAAAAGCCGAGGCCTCGTCCTTGTATCTGCTATTTTATTATGCCGGTTCGAGCCTGGCCGGCGTGACCGGCGGGTTTCTCTGGACTCGCTTCGGATGGCCTGGGGTGATCGGGCTGATCGTGGGGCTGCTCGGGGTGGGGCTGTTGTTGGCCGGAGGACTGCAGCATTTGGAAAGACTGACCATCGCTGCAGCACAGGGGCCTCAAGGGTCGGCGGGAGGGCAGCCGGTGGGCGCGCACCGCGGACGATAGGTCAGCGGGCACCGGTGCGGCGGGCACAAACCGCACGGTGGCAATGGGAGCGGGTTATGTCCACTCTCCTCCCCACCATTTCCGTGGTGATCGGGAGGGGCGGATTGCATTCCTCCCCGAGCGCCCACGCGATCACTTGCTCCTCGCCGGTCGTGCGTCAACCACAACATGAACAGCCCCACAGCGCCGGGCCCGTGGCCCTTCGATAGGCCTGGGCATTCTGTCAACCAGCCACAAAGGTTTCCCGGAGGTGCCCGGCGCGATGAGGCCGACTCGCTAGGATAGCCTGGGCGACGCCGATAAAATACTCCGACTCCCGCCGGATGTGATTGAGGACCACCATCACCGTGGGGTTGCTGTACATGGCCGGGCTCTCCACACCCAGTTGGTCTAAGAGGTGAATGAAGGCCCGACTTTCTCGGAGGCAGTGATCGACGAGGTGGAGGAGATCCCCGTGAAACGCGGCGGCCGCCCGTGGATCTGTCCACACGTAAAGTTCGATCATCCGGCGCACCGCCCCCCGGGTGCGTTCCAACATCTGCCCCCAAATCTGTAGCGCCCGCACGAAACGCGGCTCCAGGTTGTTCACCAACTGGCGGATCACCACCGTGTGCTCCGCCTCCTGCTGCTTCCAGAAATCCGCCTCATCGAGAATGCGCAGCGGCATTTTGTCACCGTAGATAAACAGCATCCCCTGGGCCCCCTTCACATCGAGGGTTTGTGGACTTCTGCCCCCAATGTACGCTATCCAGCCTTCCCAGGTGCCTATCCCCTGTGGGGCAGTGGAAACCCACCATCGCCCTGCGCTCGCTCTCTCCACACCTCGGTCCGAAGTATAAACAATCGCAAAGGTGCGATTTGGTAAGATTGGATTAAAAATAAGTAACTCCCGCCCGGCGCCGATCTTGTCATCATTCATGGACACCTTGATGTTTCAGCAAAAACTGAGGCTGAGCAATGTAAAGTTTCGGCATTGGAACGGTTCCGAATGTGGTAGATTTTTACCACGCTCTTTCATACAATACAGCTATAAAACATGCCCTTGTCCTGGGTAAGGACACGCCACATGCACCGCAGTGCCCGACGGTTCACATTTGTAAAAACGTCAGGAGGTTTGCCGATGTCATTTCAAGACATGGAGAGATCCTTGGTTCACCCGAAAGAAAAACGGTATTATGTCCTCAGCGTCATATTTAGTATCATCGTCTATCTCGCCCTGATCATCTCCCTTGTAGGAATTGTGTATTTGATCATCGGATTGCTGCTGGCCTTCGCCTTGAACTTAATGACCCTCGGTTTTGTGCGATTGAACGGGGTGCGTCTCAGCGAACGCCAATTTCCAGAGGTCTATGAACGGGTGCGCAAACTTTGCGATCGAATGG
This region includes:
- a CDS encoding flagellar protein FlaG gives rise to the protein MNGGIVPPLHTGMPVGRELVDAAAAEQTAPVVRVEAPTPVLPAKTGNETQGDPRKPSPEQVERSVARMNVAAQMARTHLRFELQQDTHQVIVRVIRDDTGEVIRQIPPGDLIAMDEQMRSVLGVFFDRTI
- a CDS encoding DMT family transporter; the encoded protein is MTRKLAWPVIGYIAALVLIWGVCWPVYKFGLTYTPPLLYAGIRTLLGGVLMAALALPRWKALQWRRNWQIYVISSLLNVFLFFGVQTVGLVYLPSGMFSVLVYSEPVIVGLLAWKWLGETLTPAKMVGLFLGLLGVAACSFDRLPGSASGLGILLGLAAAISWAVGTVYLKRVQAQVDMMWLVAIQCLLGGAGMMGAGSLFESWSAIQWTWPFLATVAFAMFFGVSSSWLIWFRLVQMGEVSRVAALTFLVPVISVVLSALFLHETISGWLFAGLLLIAASIYLVNHTPHPHRAGEAPRPLG
- a CDS encoding LysR family transcriptional regulator; translated protein: MEWAQLEYFRMAARLQHFTRAAERLAVSQSALSRSIARLEQELGAPLFEREGRSIRLTPYGQRFLRRVERVMREMDEARREIQELADPERGEVRLGFLHTLGVHLVPDLIRDFRSRFPKVSFVLVQNAAGPVFRQLESGEIDLCFLSPPVRREGVGWVDLKTEELFLIVPSQHPLAGRDRIELGNVAEEPFIALKRGYGMRTITEELCAQAGFSPRIAFEGEEVATVAGLVAGGLGVAMVPDFPGLELLGIKKLPVHAPLCRRVIGMAWIEHRALSPAAQRFRRFVVGREETGSSR
- a CDS encoding MFS transporter, with the translated sequence MPYLERGQKGFGRALAALFAGGFVTFAILYSTQPLLPVLSADFHVSPAVASLSVSLTTAILAIFMLLTSAWSEDRGRKSIMVASVLASSVLAILTALVPSFLSLLVLRAVVGATLAGLPAIAMAYVNEEFHPATLGIVMGMYVSGTSVGGMSGRILVGAMSDLWSWRGALAGLGVISLAASILFWRGLPASRHFTPKPGALRRLAPSLAAKLRDPGLLTLYGLGFVLMGGFVTLYNYLGYELMGPPYHLSQTWVGLIFLVYLSGTFSSTWMGRLADRHGRVKILWVGLGLSIAGALLTLAQPLGVKIAATALFTSGFFGSHAIASAWVGKRAKTEKAEASSLYLLFYYAGSSLAGVTGGFLWTRFGWPGVIGLIVGLLGVGLLLAGGLQHLERLTIAAAQGPQGSAGGQPVGAHRGR
- a CDS encoding DUF2935 domain-containing protein, which translates into the protein MLFIYGDKMPLRILDEADFWKQQEAEHTVVIRQLVNNLEPRFVRALQIWGQMLERTRGAVRRMIELYVWTDPRAAAAFHGDLLHLVDHCLRESRAFIHLLDQLGVESPAMYSNPTVMVVLNHIRRESEYFIGVAQAILASRPHRAGHLRETFVAG